One region of Bdellovibrio bacteriovorus genomic DNA includes:
- a CDS encoding tail fiber protein, with amino-acid sequence MKKKIFVLLTIAASLVAFKAKDGLRPLGLKFVAPTISGKSNVSNPEVGEIVFDTSDSKFWGFFGPNHPAHWVELGGSSPGSALPSGTILPYGGTTAPAGFLIADGSTLDGSDPQYAALFAAIGCNFGGNCGTGGDDFNLPDLRGRFLRGVDGTAGRDPDKASRIAMASGGNTGNNVGSIQGHAFQTHNHSISDPGHSHSGNYYSASGGSDLNMSRFASNGNPQTKWVDSAYTGISINNAGALGTNAQASSGETRPVNANVTYIIKL; translated from the coding sequence ATGAAGAAAAAAATATTTGTTTTATTAACCATTGCAGCTTCTCTCGTTGCTTTTAAAGCAAAAGACGGGTTGCGCCCATTGGGCTTAAAATTCGTCGCTCCAACCATTTCCGGCAAAAGTAACGTATCCAATCCTGAAGTCGGCGAGATCGTATTTGATACTAGCGATTCAAAATTTTGGGGCTTCTTCGGTCCAAATCACCCGGCTCACTGGGTTGAGCTAGGCGGAAGTTCACCGGGATCCGCTCTTCCTTCTGGCACCATCCTACCTTATGGCGGCACTACTGCGCCTGCGGGTTTCCTCATTGCGGACGGAAGTACTTTAGATGGAAGTGATCCACAGTATGCTGCGCTTTTCGCAGCTATTGGTTGCAACTTCGGAGGAAATTGTGGCACCGGGGGCGATGATTTCAATCTTCCTGATTTGCGAGGTCGTTTTCTACGTGGTGTAGATGGCACAGCGGGCAGAGATCCTGATAAAGCCAGCCGCATCGCCATGGCCTCTGGCGGTAATACAGGAAATAATGTCGGCTCCATCCAAGGCCACGCGTTTCAAACACACAATCACTCTATTTCAGATCCAGGACATTCGCACAGCGGTAATTATTATTCAGCTTCTGGCGGTTCGGATCTCAATATGTCAAGATTCGCTTCAAACGGAAATCCTCAAACAAAATGGGTCGATAGCGCCTATACTGGAATCTCGATCAACAACGCAGGGGCCTTAGGCACAAATGCCCAGGCTAGCTCTGGCGAAACTCGTCCGGTTAATGCCAATGTTACATATATAATTAAATTGTAG
- a CDS encoding acyltransferase family protein produces MSSRPNYRADVDGLRAVAIVAVLIYHAFPSSFQGGFAGVDVFFVISGFLITSIIKSELDENKFSLASFYSRRVRRIFPSLIIVLSTCAIWGWFFLIPSEYENLAEHIKSGATFISNFTLWNEAGYFDKLAETKPLLHLWSLAIEEQFYILWPLLLILCTRFKISLRSITGAVLLLSFITSVYLTNQNLTAAFYSPASRFWEILIGAMLSTMPLERLKKFANPLSILGALFLVLSFVLLDDKRSFPGFWALLPTLGTAFIIAAGSSAVINKKILSHPLAVGIGLISYPLYLWHWPLFSFQIISKHSLSVTEKLVTLGVAVGLAYVTYVLVEKPLSKIFSARLKVALYSAGMVTMLGLGMFIYENDGLISRFPKDIQEFAKPIPVEKWLTDVRSGVCHIQDPEKDKLSDICFEKGHPSVFLWGDSHAAALVPGLLELQKEKKFSFSQATHVGNPPFIGNDHWPLHYQQHNEKIIKEIKLGKPDIVLIHAAWVQYKIPTESITSAISKTIHEIKRTLPEKTRIVIIGPVPAWNESLQKNLLKYYLGRNKLIPPYSSFGLNSEIWIFDSVLRTVSSTNEVNYVSVLDNLCKSGECLTRVENSSKGLTTFDDAHLSPRGAIYFTRLSAKYLFL; encoded by the coding sequence GTGAGTTCACGCCCTAATTATAGAGCTGATGTTGATGGACTTAGAGCTGTCGCCATCGTTGCTGTTCTTATTTATCATGCTTTCCCAAGTTCGTTTCAGGGCGGTTTCGCTGGTGTAGACGTATTCTTTGTTATTTCAGGTTTTCTAATCACTTCGATTATTAAAAGTGAACTTGATGAAAACAAATTCTCGCTTGCGAGCTTTTATTCACGACGAGTTCGTCGCATATTTCCTTCGCTTATTATTGTGTTATCCACTTGCGCCATCTGGGGATGGTTTTTCCTTATCCCTAGCGAATACGAAAATCTTGCCGAACATATCAAATCTGGCGCCACATTTATTTCCAACTTTACCCTTTGGAATGAGGCCGGTTATTTCGACAAACTGGCAGAGACAAAGCCGCTTTTGCATCTTTGGTCCTTAGCGATTGAGGAACAGTTTTATATCCTCTGGCCACTTCTGCTTATTCTTTGCACACGTTTTAAAATCAGTCTTCGTTCGATCACGGGAGCAGTTTTGCTTCTTTCATTTATAACAAGCGTGTATTTAACGAACCAGAATCTGACTGCCGCCTTTTATTCCCCCGCCTCACGATTCTGGGAAATTCTTATCGGCGCTATGCTTTCAACAATGCCTTTAGAAAGACTGAAAAAGTTTGCAAATCCATTATCAATACTGGGCGCTCTTTTCTTAGTCTTGAGCTTTGTATTATTGGACGACAAAAGAAGTTTTCCGGGATTCTGGGCCTTACTTCCGACACTGGGCACGGCATTTATTATCGCCGCAGGCAGTAGTGCCGTTATCAATAAAAAGATCTTATCCCATCCCCTGGCCGTCGGCATTGGGCTGATCAGTTACCCGCTGTATCTTTGGCATTGGCCGCTTTTTTCTTTTCAGATAATTTCTAAACATTCTTTAAGTGTCACAGAAAAATTAGTAACCCTGGGGGTTGCAGTTGGCCTTGCGTATGTGACTTATGTGTTGGTTGAGAAACCTTTGTCCAAGATTTTTTCTGCGCGCTTAAAGGTCGCACTTTATTCAGCAGGAATGGTCACCATGCTGGGCTTGGGGATGTTTATCTATGAAAACGATGGATTGATTTCTCGTTTTCCAAAAGACATTCAGGAGTTTGCAAAACCAATTCCGGTAGAAAAATGGCTAACCGATGTTCGTAGCGGCGTTTGTCATATTCAAGATCCAGAAAAAGATAAACTGAGCGACATCTGTTTTGAAAAGGGGCACCCTTCTGTTTTTCTTTGGGGAGATTCCCACGCCGCGGCACTTGTGCCGGGATTACTTGAACTGCAAAAAGAGAAAAAGTTTTCTTTTAGCCAGGCGACTCATGTGGGGAATCCGCCGTTTATTGGGAATGATCATTGGCCATTGCACTATCAACAACATAATGAGAAAATTATAAAGGAGATTAAGCTCGGCAAGCCCGATATCGTTTTAATACACGCCGCCTGGGTACAATATAAAATTCCAACAGAGTCGATAACCTCTGCCATCTCTAAGACTATACACGAGATTAAGAGAACCTTGCCCGAAAAAACGAGAATTGTGATAATCGGGCCTGTACCAGCATGGAATGAATCTCTTCAGAAAAATCTTCTAAAATATTATTTGGGTCGGAATAAACTTATTCCGCCTTATTCCTCTTTTGGTCTTAACTCAGAGATTTGGATATTTGACTCGGTTCTTCGCACAGTCAGTAGCACAAACGAAGTGAATTATGTTTCTGTATTAGATAACTTATGTAAATCCGGGGAGTGCCTCACAAGGGTTGAAAACAGCTCCAAAGGACTGACAACGTTTGATGATGCACACCTCTCCCCTAGAGGGGCCATCTATTTTACAAGACTTTCGGCAAAATATCTGTTTTTGTAA
- a CDS encoding polysaccharide biosynthesis protein: MTAYYRLAYLPRKFKVILMLLCDVLLLPLALYSAIALRLGIWAPDISQYIWIFFVLPFLAVPIFVRLGLYRAVIRFMDDKILLTVFYGVSLSVLLLLAVVVMGQVGGIPRSSIVIYWVIAIAYIASSRFFARGILRSLERKGDRRQKVAIYGAGRSGLQTALALMSGPEFMPVAFFDDSKDLHGSNVAGIRVFSPEEALEVMAEEGCHQLLIAMPSASRSRRKEIIHRFEGKNLILKTLPGMGELVDGRVSIEDIREVGVEDLLGRDPVPPFQDLISSCIQDRAVLVTGAGGSIGAELCRQIAQNGPRMIVLYEQNEFALYRIEQDLLKHFPNLKVVGILGDVLDEDHLRKTILKYSVATVYHAAAYKHVPLVESNIISGVRNNVFGTWRAASASISAKVENFVLISTDKAVRPTNVMGATKRLAELVLQAIAKESAGQTRVTMVRFGNVLGSSGSVVPLFKEQIRAGGPVTVTHPDVTRYFMTIPEAAQLVLQAGAMGQGGDVFVLDMGEPVKVVDLAKKMIELSGLEVFEAESGRGDIKISFVGLRPGEKLYEELLIGNNVEKTRHPRIMRAIEGMIEANVLFSELQKMSRYCDDGQPAEVKTKLGELVKEYKPANI; the protein is encoded by the coding sequence ATGACAGCTTACTATCGCCTCGCATATTTGCCTCGGAAGTTTAAAGTTATTCTTATGCTTCTTTGCGATGTCTTATTGTTGCCGTTGGCGCTTTATTCGGCAATCGCTCTCCGTTTAGGAATTTGGGCGCCGGACATTTCTCAATATATTTGGATTTTCTTTGTTTTACCTTTTCTCGCGGTACCGATCTTTGTTCGGTTAGGTCTTTACAGGGCTGTTATTCGTTTTATGGACGACAAGATTTTATTGACAGTTTTTTACGGAGTGTCGCTTTCCGTTTTGTTACTCTTGGCTGTCGTGGTCATGGGGCAGGTGGGGGGGATTCCACGCTCCTCCATCGTGATCTATTGGGTGATTGCGATTGCGTATATCGCTTCAAGTCGTTTTTTTGCTCGTGGTATCCTGCGATCTCTTGAAAGAAAAGGGGATCGTCGCCAAAAAGTGGCAATTTATGGAGCTGGACGCTCAGGATTGCAGACGGCGCTTGCGCTGATGTCTGGCCCGGAGTTTATGCCCGTCGCATTTTTTGATGACAGTAAAGACCTTCACGGATCGAATGTTGCGGGTATTCGAGTATTTTCTCCAGAAGAAGCGCTGGAGGTCATGGCTGAAGAGGGCTGTCATCAGCTTCTTATCGCGATGCCTTCAGCATCACGATCTCGACGTAAAGAAATTATCCATAGATTTGAGGGGAAAAATTTGATTTTGAAGACGCTCCCGGGAATGGGAGAGCTTGTCGATGGGCGCGTGAGTATCGAAGATATTCGCGAGGTTGGCGTCGAGGATCTTCTTGGAAGAGACCCCGTTCCCCCATTTCAAGATCTCATTTCAAGTTGTATCCAGGACCGAGCGGTGTTGGTCACGGGTGCTGGGGGATCAATTGGGGCTGAGTTATGCAGACAAATTGCTCAAAATGGCCCTCGCATGATCGTGTTATATGAGCAAAATGAATTTGCGCTTTATAGAATTGAGCAGGACTTGCTGAAACATTTCCCGAATCTCAAGGTCGTGGGAATCTTAGGCGATGTTTTGGATGAAGATCATCTACGAAAAACAATTCTCAAATACTCGGTTGCGACAGTCTATCATGCGGCCGCCTATAAACATGTACCTCTGGTTGAAAGCAATATTATTTCTGGGGTTCGTAATAATGTCTTTGGGACTTGGCGAGCAGCCAGCGCCAGTATTAGCGCTAAAGTCGAAAACTTTGTTTTAATTTCTACGGACAAGGCCGTGAGGCCCACTAATGTCATGGGAGCTACCAAACGCCTTGCGGAGTTAGTGTTGCAAGCGATTGCAAAAGAAAGCGCCGGCCAGACTAGAGTTACCATGGTTCGTTTTGGAAATGTTTTGGGATCTTCTGGATCTGTCGTACCGTTATTCAAAGAACAAATCCGGGCAGGTGGTCCAGTCACTGTAACTCATCCGGACGTGACTCGATACTTTATGACCATTCCTGAGGCTGCCCAATTAGTTTTACAAGCCGGAGCCATGGGGCAAGGGGGCGATGTATTCGTGTTGGATATGGGGGAACCGGTTAAGGTTGTTGATCTTGCAAAAAAGATGATCGAGCTTAGTGGTTTGGAGGTGTTTGAGGCTGAGTCGGGTCGGGGAGATATTAAGATATCTTTTGTGGGATTAAGACCGGGCGAAAAGCTATATGAAGAGCTTCTCATCGGGAACAACGTTGAAAAAACCCGCCATCCGCGTATCATGCGTGCCATAGAGGGAATGATAGAAGCGAATGTCTTGTTCTCTGAACTTCAAAAGATGAGCCGTTATTGTGATGATGGGCAGCCCGCTGAAGTAAAAACAAAACTAGGTGAGTTGGTAAAAGAGTATAAGCCTGCGAACATCTGA
- a CDS encoding aspartyl/asparaginyl beta-hydroxylase domain-containing protein, translated as MASIFCGYFVKGGCFKKKGTDLNYGAYVLDEKFLTDAEIARLCELAIGLSKQSTPTHEAGKYASKLWSFIPLVENGAEIPDNVRTPEVNKVISFFKTPINMAVFYYLQPGGVLHPHRDLTGAKLNQRIRFHIPIQTNPKVVFKVSGEQVVMRPGTFWALDTSYVHSVRNDGNEVRVHIVIECDVNDWCKSLLVKPNLITKVHDIYYALYLGTAILKSLLVNSWKDPKYLKAQLGMGIRFIQWRSKMIFRRK; from the coding sequence TTGGCAAGTATCTTTTGTGGATATTTTGTTAAAGGTGGCTGTTTTAAAAAAAAAGGAACAGATTTGAACTACGGCGCGTACGTCTTAGACGAAAAGTTTTTAACGGATGCTGAAATTGCCCGACTCTGCGAGCTTGCAATCGGTCTCTCAAAACAGTCTACTCCCACGCATGAAGCCGGTAAGTACGCGAGTAAGCTATGGAGCTTTATTCCATTGGTGGAAAATGGCGCCGAAATTCCAGATAATGTTAGGACGCCGGAAGTAAATAAGGTTATTTCATTCTTTAAGACTCCGATAAACATGGCGGTATTTTACTATTTACAGCCGGGAGGAGTACTGCATCCTCATAGGGATTTGACGGGAGCGAAACTTAATCAGCGTATTCGTTTTCATATTCCTATTCAGACTAATCCCAAAGTGGTTTTCAAGGTTTCTGGGGAACAGGTCGTGATGAGGCCTGGTACATTTTGGGCGCTGGACACCAGCTACGTTCATAGTGTGAGAAATGACGGGAATGAAGTTCGTGTTCATATCGTGATTGAATGCGATGTGAATGATTGGTGCAAAAGCTTGCTGGTGAAGCCCAATTTAATTACGAAGGTCCATGACATTTATTACGCATTATATTTAGGGACCGCAATACTGAAGAGCTTATTGGTAAACTCATGGAAAGATCCTAAATATCTCAAAGCCCAGTTGGGAATGGGAATTCGTTTTATTCAATGGCGTTCTAAGATGATTTTTCGTCGGAAGTAA
- a CDS encoding sugar transferase, which produces MIKRFFDFFASLVILLIACLPLLILFLLVRLFLGSPVLFRQVRPGLKGHPFEMLKLRTMTDQRDSHGKLLPDADRLTKFGKFLRSTSLDELPEIWNVLNGDMSLVGPRPLLMEYLPLYSDEQRRRHDVRPGITGWAQVNGRNALSWEEKFKLDVWYVENQSFLLDIKILFLTLYKVVKRSDISAPNQATMTAFKGSSDLTKP; this is translated from the coding sequence ATGATAAAACGTTTTTTTGATTTTTTCGCAAGTTTGGTTATTTTGCTGATTGCTTGCCTTCCACTCCTCATTCTTTTTTTGCTTGTAAGACTGTTTTTGGGGAGCCCAGTCCTTTTCCGCCAAGTGCGTCCCGGCTTAAAAGGACACCCTTTTGAGATGCTCAAACTTCGCACAATGACTGACCAAAGAGACAGTCATGGCAAACTTTTGCCAGATGCTGATCGACTGACAAAATTTGGAAAGTTCCTACGGTCAACAAGTCTTGATGAACTTCCCGAAATTTGGAATGTTTTAAATGGAGATATGAGCTTAGTCGGACCGCGCCCTCTGCTAATGGAATATTTACCTTTGTATTCCGATGAGCAACGTCGGCGTCATGATGTGCGCCCAGGCATTACCGGGTGGGCCCAAGTAAATGGGAGGAATGCTTTATCGTGGGAAGAAAAATTTAAACTAGATGTTTGGTACGTTGAAAATCAATCCTTTTTGCTCGATATAAAAATTCTATTTTTGACTTTATATAAAGTCGTAAAGCGATCAGATATTTCTGCACCCAACCAAGCCACGATGACAGCGTTTAAAGGCTCCAGCGACTTAACTAAGCCTTAA
- a CDS encoding NeuD/PglB/VioB family sugar acetyltransferase, with protein sequence MKIVILGSGAFSREVYDWVTQAGYQVVGFFNGRTSPETSLRGLPIFYEAEKIPKDAQWIVGSGNPKAMVDMIEKVRGHISACPAVVHPSCVVGSNVNIGEGSIVCPGSVLTCDIEIGKSVVVNIGCTIGHDVRLGDYVHLSPNTSLSGFVAIGSYCEIGTGVSVVPSVKIADRVIVGAGGSVVKSLVEAGTYVGVPAKLKA encoded by the coding sequence ATGAAAATTGTCATTTTGGGAAGTGGTGCTTTTTCAAGAGAAGTTTATGATTGGGTAACTCAGGCAGGGTATCAAGTTGTTGGTTTCTTTAACGGAAGGACTTCGCCGGAAACTTCTCTTAGAGGTTTGCCTATTTTTTACGAGGCCGAAAAGATTCCTAAGGATGCTCAATGGATTGTCGGGTCTGGAAATCCAAAAGCAATGGTAGATATGATCGAAAAGGTCAGAGGTCATATCTCCGCGTGTCCCGCCGTCGTGCACCCTTCATGTGTTGTAGGATCTAACGTGAATATTGGCGAAGGGTCTATTGTTTGTCCGGGTTCAGTTCTGACTTGTGATATTGAAATTGGAAAAAGCGTCGTGGTAAATATCGGATGTACAATTGGTCATGATGTTAGACTGGGTGATTATGTTCATCTGTCGCCTAATACCTCTTTATCGGGATTTGTGGCCATAGGTTCATATTGCGAAATCGGCACGGGGGTTTCCGTTGTTCCATCGGTGAAGATCGCTGACCGAGTTATTGTGGGGGCAGGAGGCTCGGTGGTCAAAAGCTTGGTCGAGGCCGGGACTTATGTGGGAGTTCCAGCAAAGCTTAAGGCTTAG
- a CDS encoding DegT/DnrJ/EryC1/StrS family aminotransferase, with product MVKNLAINGGDPVSKKAIAPWPVFGNDEIESVVDVLKSGKVNYWTGNLTKKFEDDFASYHGMKHGIALSNGTLALELALFGLGVGPGDEVITTCRTFIASASCIVRVGATPVMADIDLSSQNITADSISRVINKNTKAIVVVHLAGWPADMSAIMKLAKENNLKVIEDCAQSHGAKIDGRLTGSFGDMSAFSFCQDKIMTTGGEGGILLTNESEIYEKMWAFKDHGKSYDAVYRREHPPGFRWLHESFGTNWRFTEIQSAIALKQLEKLEAWVLQRRHLAHKVIANLKDEEGLIIPQPSSREFHSYYRLYAFIDQAQLRDGWNRDRIMHAIQAEGFPCFVGSCGEIYLEKAFVNSPFAVKERLPNAKKLSESSLAFLVHPTLADDYADGLSLAVKKVLKSARK from the coding sequence ATGGTGAAAAATTTAGCAATAAACGGTGGAGACCCGGTTTCAAAAAAAGCTATTGCTCCTTGGCCTGTATTTGGAAATGACGAGATAGAGTCTGTCGTGGACGTCTTAAAGTCCGGGAAAGTAAATTATTGGACAGGGAATCTTACAAAGAAATTTGAAGATGATTTTGCTTCGTACCACGGTATGAAGCATGGAATTGCTTTGTCAAACGGAACCCTGGCGTTGGAATTGGCGCTATTCGGCTTAGGGGTCGGACCTGGAGACGAAGTCATCACGACTTGCCGTACTTTCATCGCCTCTGCGAGCTGCATCGTGCGTGTGGGGGCGACCCCGGTGATGGCAGATATTGACCTTTCGTCGCAAAATATCACGGCGGACAGTATCTCTCGAGTTATAAACAAGAATACTAAGGCTATTGTTGTTGTTCATCTAGCGGGGTGGCCCGCAGATATGTCAGCTATCATGAAGCTTGCTAAAGAAAATAATTTGAAAGTTATTGAGGACTGTGCGCAGTCGCACGGCGCAAAAATTGATGGTCGTCTGACGGGCTCTTTTGGTGACATGTCGGCCTTTTCATTTTGCCAAGATAAAATTATGACCACGGGTGGAGAAGGCGGCATTCTTCTGACCAATGAATCAGAAATTTACGAAAAAATGTGGGCTTTCAAAGATCATGGTAAAAGCTATGACGCTGTCTACAGACGTGAACATCCCCCGGGATTTAGATGGTTGCATGAATCTTTCGGTACCAACTGGCGTTTCACAGAAATACAATCTGCGATTGCTCTCAAGCAGCTAGAAAAACTTGAAGCTTGGGTTCTGCAAAGACGTCATTTGGCTCATAAGGTTATTGCGAATCTTAAGGATGAGGAAGGATTAATAATCCCTCAGCCTAGCAGCCGAGAGTTTCACTCGTACTACCGTCTATACGCATTTATTGATCAAGCTCAATTGCGGGATGGCTGGAACAGAGATCGAATTATGCATGCCATTCAAGCCGAAGGTTTTCCATGTTTCGTGGGAAGCTGTGGGGAAATTTATCTAGAAAAGGCGTTTGTGAATAGTCCATTTGCGGTGAAGGAACGGCTTCCAAATGCTAAGAAACTTTCTGAGAGCAGCCTTGCCTTCTTGGTGCATCCGACGTTAGCTGATGATTATGCCGATGGTTTGAGCCTTGCAGTTAAAAAAGTTTTGAAATCTGCGAGAAAATAG
- a CDS encoding glycosyltransferase family 4 protein: MRILILTQWFDPEPTFKGLLFAKGLKSQGHEVEVVTGFPNYPGGDIYENYRLKLYQKQIMDDICVHRVWLYPSHDGSALKRISNYVSFCISSFIFGTIRAKKFDVIYVYHPPATVGFSAALVGLIRRVPFVYDIQDLWPDSLRSTGMLKNERILKVINMLCNWIYKRADKIVVLSPGFKKALITRGVAQNKIEVIYNWCDEKSLSSHSTGEEFSFLTNKFNILFAGNMGKAQGLESVLEAAEKVSLKSSYIQFVFVGGGIDADRLKKLAQDRQLTNVIFVPRMPVTEVGRLMSNCDVLLVHLKKDPLFEITVPSKTQAYMSIGKPVLMAVPGDAAELIRLSGGGICVPSENPEALSAAVLDLSAKSKGELKSMGDSAKSYYEENLSFKNGITRFLKMFEDVIS; this comes from the coding sequence GTGAGAATTTTAATCCTTACTCAATGGTTTGATCCAGAGCCCACCTTCAAAGGACTCTTGTTTGCTAAAGGACTTAAGAGTCAGGGTCATGAAGTTGAGGTGGTTACCGGGTTTCCGAATTATCCGGGTGGTGATATTTACGAAAATTATCGTCTGAAGTTATATCAAAAACAAATCATGGACGATATCTGTGTCCACCGAGTTTGGCTTTATCCTAGTCATGATGGGTCTGCTCTTAAAAGAATTTCTAACTACGTTAGTTTTTGCATTTCGTCTTTTATTTTTGGGACAATCAGAGCCAAGAAATTTGATGTCATCTATGTCTATCATCCGCCAGCGACGGTGGGATTTTCAGCTGCCCTTGTTGGACTGATTCGCCGAGTGCCGTTTGTGTATGATATCCAGGATCTTTGGCCTGATTCTTTACGGTCTACCGGAATGCTTAAAAATGAACGAATTCTTAAAGTTATCAATATGCTTTGTAACTGGATTTATAAAAGAGCCGATAAAATAGTTGTTTTGTCGCCAGGCTTTAAGAAAGCTTTGATTACGCGAGGAGTGGCGCAAAATAAAATCGAAGTTATTTATAACTGGTGTGATGAAAAGTCCTTAAGTTCGCATTCAACAGGTGAAGAATTTAGTTTTTTAACAAATAAATTTAATATTTTATTCGCCGGAAATATGGGAAAGGCACAAGGACTGGAGAGTGTTCTTGAAGCCGCTGAAAAGGTTTCTTTAAAATCTTCTTATATCCAGTTTGTTTTTGTGGGCGGCGGAATTGATGCAGACAGGTTGAAAAAGCTTGCGCAAGACCGACAACTGACTAACGTCATATTTGTTCCTCGGATGCCAGTGACTGAGGTTGGCCGATTGATGTCGAATTGTGATGTTTTATTAGTGCATCTAAAAAAAGACCCTTTATTTGAGATTACGGTGCCGTCTAAAACTCAAGCCTATATGTCGATAGGAAAGCCTGTGCTGATGGCGGTGCCGGGGGATGCCGCGGAGTTGATCCGCTTGTCTGGGGGCGGAATTTGTGTTCCTTCGGAAAATCCGGAGGCTTTAAGCGCTGCTGTTTTGGATTTGTCGGCAAAATCTAAAGGGGAATTAAAATCCATGGGTGACTCGGCCAAAAGTTATTATGAAGAAAATCTTAGTTTTAAAAATGGTATTACAAGATTTTTAAAAATGTTTGAAGATGTTATTTCGTAG
- the wecB gene encoding non-hydrolyzing UDP-N-acetylglucosamine 2-epimerase has translation MKKMKVMTVVGTRPEIIRLSRVMARLDEYTDQVIVHTGQNYDYELNEIFFNDLGVRKPDHFLNAAGANATATIGNVIIEVDKVLEAEKPEAVLILGDTNSCLAAIAAKRRKIPIFHMEAGNRCFDQRVPEEINRKIVDHTADINLTYSSIAREYLLREGLPADRVIKTGSPLFEILNFYGPQIRKSDILVRLNLTKEKYFLVSAHREENIESEVNFSKLVDSLNAVAETFGLPVIVSTHPRTMKRVEKSGAKFHALVQLMKPMGFFDYNQLQVQARAVLSDSGTITEESSILNFPALNIREAHERPEGFEEASVMMMGLEKNRILQALEVLADQPRGDARLLRSVADYSMPNVSDKVLRIILSYTDYVNRVVWKKV, from the coding sequence ATGAAAAAAATGAAAGTGATGACCGTTGTTGGAACCCGACCAGAGATTATTCGACTTTCCAGAGTCATGGCTCGGCTTGATGAGTATACTGATCAAGTCATCGTCCATACCGGCCAAAACTATGATTACGAGTTGAATGAGATATTTTTTAATGATCTCGGTGTGCGCAAACCGGACCACTTTCTAAATGCCGCTGGTGCGAACGCCACCGCGACAATTGGAAATGTAATTATAGAAGTCGATAAAGTTTTAGAAGCGGAAAAGCCCGAGGCCGTTTTAATATTGGGTGACACAAATAGTTGCTTGGCGGCGATTGCAGCCAAAAGAAGAAAAATCCCTATCTTTCATATGGAAGCAGGCAATCGTTGTTTTGACCAACGTGTGCCAGAAGAAATTAATAGAAAAATTGTAGATCATACTGCGGATATAAATCTTACCTATAGCTCAATTGCTAGAGAGTATCTGCTAAGGGAAGGTCTTCCTGCCGATAGGGTTATTAAGACGGGCAGTCCCTTGTTCGAGATTTTGAATTTTTATGGACCTCAGATTCGAAAGTCAGATATTTTAGTTCGTTTAAATCTTACGAAAGAAAAGTATTTCTTAGTAAGTGCGCATCGCGAAGAAAATATAGAGTCAGAGGTTAACTTTTCCAAATTAGTTGATTCTTTAAATGCGGTAGCTGAAACGTTCGGCTTGCCGGTGATCGTTTCAACTCATCCGCGAACCATGAAAAGGGTAGAAAAGAGTGGTGCCAAATTTCATGCCCTAGTTCAGCTCATGAAGCCGATGGGTTTTTTTGATTATAACCAATTGCAAGTCCAAGCTCGTGCGGTTTTATCGGACAGTGGAACTATAACTGAAGAGTCATCTATCCTTAATTTTCCTGCATTAAATATTCGAGAAGCTCACGAAAGACCAGAAGGCTTTGAAGAAGCTTCCGTAATGATGATGGGTTTAGAGAAAAACCGCATTTTGCAAGCTTTGGAGGTTTTGGCGGATCAGCCTAGGGGTGATGCGCGATTGTTAAGATCCGTTGCTGATTATTCGATGCCCAACGTGTCGGACAAGGTTTTAAGGATTATTCTAAGCTACACAGACTATGTGAACAGAGTTGTGTGGAAGAAAGTTTAG